A DNA window from Micromonospora sp. NBC_01739 contains the following coding sequences:
- a CDS encoding GNAT family N-acetyltransferase, whose amino-acid sequence MALGFVRPARPEDAGEIARIQLATWRVAYRRLLPRHVLAELDEGLLAQRWEAAVRRPPSEHHRVLVAVEQAEQSYLVGFAASGPVDAEALAPNEPAEALGPEVVAVTDLLVEPRWGRRGHGSRLLAASVDLWRESGFTTALAWVFEGDQASRKFLTAAGWQPDGAGRALDVDDMLVPQLRLHVALPTEPTDAG is encoded by the coding sequence ATGGCTCTCGGGTTTGTCCGCCCGGCGCGTCCCGAGGACGCCGGCGAGATCGCACGCATCCAGCTCGCCACCTGGCGGGTCGCCTATCGGCGACTGCTGCCCCGGCATGTGCTGGCCGAGCTCGACGAGGGGTTGCTCGCCCAACGCTGGGAGGCTGCGGTACGCCGCCCGCCCAGCGAACACCACCGGGTCCTGGTCGCGGTCGAACAGGCCGAGCAATCGTATCTGGTGGGCTTCGCCGCCTCCGGTCCGGTGGACGCCGAGGCGTTGGCCCCGAACGAGCCCGCCGAGGCCCTCGGCCCGGAGGTGGTCGCGGTGACCGACCTGCTGGTGGAGCCCCGGTGGGGCCGTCGGGGGCACGGCAGCCGGCTGCTGGCCGCCAGTGTCGACCTGTGGCGGGAGTCCGGCTTCACCACGGCGCTGGCCTGGGTCTTCGAAGGCGATCAGGCCTCCCGCAAGTTCCTCACCGCCGCCGGGTGGCAACCGGACGGTGCGGGCCGCGCACTGGACGTGGACGACATGCTGGTCCCCCAACTCCGCCTGCACGTGGCCCTCCCCACCGAGCCGACCGACGCGGGCTGA
- the dapB gene encoding 4-hydroxy-tetrahydrodipicolinate reductase, whose protein sequence is MTDEREKAGLIRVGVLGARGRMGAEVCKAVEAATDTTLVAAVDQGDELSTVAQAGAQVVVDFTTPGAVMDNLRWCIEQGIHAVVGTTGFTEQRLDQVRDWLAGKPGVGVVIAPNFGIGAVLMMQFAARAARHFESVEIIEQHHPRKLDAPSGTATHTARLIAAARAEAGLGPVPDATADEVAGARGADIDGVRVHAVRATGLLAHQEVLFGTAGETLTIRHDSYDRVSFMPGVLVAVRAVGDRPGLTLGLDPLLD, encoded by the coding sequence GTGACTGACGAGCGGGAAAAGGCCGGGCTGATCCGGGTCGGCGTACTGGGTGCGCGGGGTCGGATGGGCGCCGAGGTGTGCAAGGCCGTCGAGGCCGCTACCGATACGACGCTGGTGGCGGCGGTCGACCAGGGCGACGAACTGTCCACGGTGGCCCAGGCCGGGGCGCAGGTGGTCGTCGACTTCACCACCCCCGGCGCGGTCATGGACAACCTGCGCTGGTGCATCGAGCAGGGCATCCACGCGGTGGTCGGCACCACCGGCTTCACCGAGCAGCGCCTCGACCAGGTGCGCGACTGGTTGGCCGGCAAGCCCGGGGTGGGTGTGGTGATCGCCCCGAACTTCGGCATCGGCGCCGTACTGATGATGCAGTTCGCGGCCCGCGCCGCCCGGCACTTCGAGTCCGTGGAGATCATCGAGCAGCATCATCCGCGCAAGCTCGACGCCCCCAGCGGCACGGCCACCCACACCGCCCGTCTGATCGCCGCGGCCCGCGCCGAGGCCGGGCTGGGCCCGGTGCCGGACGCCACCGCCGACGAGGTGGCCGGTGCCCGGGGCGCCGACATCGACGGGGTACGGGTGCACGCCGTCCGCGCCACCGGGCTGCTGGCCCACCAGGAGGTGCTGTTCGGCACCGCCGGTGAGACGCTGACCATCCGGCACGACTCGTACGACCGGGTGTCCTTCATGCCCGGGGTGCTGGTCGCGGTCCGCGCGGTCGGCGACCGCCCCGGCCTGACCCTCGGCCTGGACCCCCTGCTCGACTGA
- a CDS encoding M16 family metallopeptidase — protein sequence MTRPPATPPGPGRQAVGTVRSAGGATRAVTRTLSEDPLGGTVRRTVLPSGLRVLTEAIPAMRSVSFGIWVAVGSRDETGSTAGAAHFLEHLLFKGTHKRGAMEISSSIEAVGGETNAFTTKEYTCYYARVLDEDLPLAIDVMCDLVADSVLEPADVETERGVILEEIAMHDDEPGDEVHDLFARAVYGDHPLGRLISGTSDTVTPMTRRQIQTFYRRRYVAPQIVIAAAGNLDHAAVVRLVRQALRGTPLDTDPAPPAPHRPASPAVRTRSARTVVEVKETEQAHIVLGCPAIDRLDDRRFALGVLNNVLGGGMSSRLFQEIREQRGLAYSVYSYASQYADSGVFGVYAGCAPGRVDEVLALTRAELARTAAHGITEAELARGKGMSKGAFVLGLEDTGSRMSRLAKGELLYGNLMPVNELLDRVDAVTLEDVNTLAADLLARPMSLAVVGPFADRDFPA from the coding sequence GTGACTCGCCCGCCGGCGACGCCACCCGGCCCCGGCCGGCAGGCAGTCGGTACCGTGCGGTCCGCCGGCGGCGCCACCCGGGCCGTCACCCGCACCCTCAGTGAGGACCCCTTGGGGGGTACGGTGCGCCGCACCGTGCTGCCCAGCGGGCTGCGGGTACTGACCGAGGCCATCCCGGCGATGCGCAGCGTCTCCTTCGGCATCTGGGTCGCGGTCGGTTCCCGGGACGAGACCGGGTCCACGGCCGGTGCCGCGCACTTCCTGGAGCACCTGCTGTTCAAGGGCACCCACAAGCGGGGTGCGATGGAGATCTCCTCCTCGATCGAGGCGGTGGGCGGCGAGACCAACGCCTTCACCACGAAGGAGTACACCTGCTACTACGCCCGGGTGCTCGACGAGGATCTGCCGCTGGCCATCGACGTGATGTGTGACCTGGTAGCCGACTCGGTGCTGGAACCGGCCGACGTGGAGACCGAGCGGGGCGTGATCCTCGAGGAGATCGCCATGCACGACGACGAGCCCGGCGACGAGGTGCACGACCTGTTCGCCCGGGCCGTCTACGGCGACCATCCCCTGGGCCGGCTGATCTCCGGTACCTCGGACACGGTCACCCCGATGACCCGCCGCCAGATCCAGACCTTCTACCGGCGCCGGTACGTCGCCCCGCAGATCGTCATCGCCGCCGCCGGCAACCTCGACCACGCCGCCGTGGTCCGGCTGGTCCGGCAGGCGCTGCGCGGCACCCCCCTGGACACCGACCCGGCCCCGCCCGCGCCGCACCGCCCGGCCAGCCCGGCGGTACGCACCCGGTCCGCCCGTACGGTGGTGGAGGTCAAGGAGACCGAGCAGGCGCACATCGTGCTCGGCTGCCCGGCCATCGACCGGCTGGACGATCGGCGTTTCGCGCTGGGTGTGCTCAACAACGTGCTCGGCGGCGGCATGTCCAGCCGGCTGTTCCAGGAGATCCGGGAGCAGCGGGGGCTGGCCTACTCGGTCTACTCCTACGCCAGCCAGTACGCCGACAGTGGGGTGTTCGGCGTCTACGCCGGGTGTGCCCCCGGCCGGGTGGACGAGGTGCTGGCGCTGACCCGGGCCGAGTTGGCGCGTACCGCCGCCCACGGCATCACCGAGGCCGAACTGGCCCGGGGCAAGGGGATGAGCAAGGGGGCCTTCGTGCTGGGGCTGGAGGACACCGGCTCGCGGATGAGTCGGCTGGCCAAGGGCGAACTGCTCTACGGCAACCTGATGCCGGTGAACGAACTGCTCGACCGGGTGGACGCGGTCACCCTGGAGGACGTCAACACCCTCGCCGCCGACCTGCTGGCCCGACCGATGTCCCTGGCAGTCGTCGGCCCCTTCGCCGACCGCGACTTCCCCGCCTGA
- a CDS encoding polyribonucleotide nucleotidyltransferase has product MTETKLGTESRTAVIDNGSFGTREITFSTGRLARQAAGSVVAQLGETVVLSATTAGKQPKEQFDFFPLTVDVEERMYAAGRIPGSFFRREGRPSEDAILTCRLIDRPLRPSFVKGLRNEVQVVETILALDPQHPYDVVAINAASMSTKLSGLPFSGPIGATRMAHVDGQWVAFPTHDELSRATFDMVVAGRALADGDVAIMMVEAEATEHTVKLVADGAPAPTEEVVASGLEAAKPAIRELCRAQSELAEVAAKPVAEFPVFLDYQNDAYDAVAEFARGDVAEALQIAGKADREEALDAVKSRLVEELGPRFEGREKELSAAFRSLTKSEVRNRVLREQVRIDGRGPRDIRPLNAEVGVLPRVHGSALFERGETQILGVTTLNMLRMEQALDTLSPEKSKRYMHNYNFPPYSTGETGRVGSPKRREIGHGALAERALIPVLPSREEFPYAIRQVSEALGSNGSTSMGSVCASTLGLLSAGVPLKAPVAGIAMGLISDEVDGKTQYVTLTDILGAEDAFGDMDFKVAGTRDFVTALQLDTKLDGIPSDVLAAALQQAHEARQTILDVMQRAIESPAEMSDYAPRVTTVKIPVDKIGMVIGPKGQTINAIQDETGAEISIEDDGTIYVGATNGPSAQAAVERINAIANPTMPKAGDRFLGTVVKTAPFGAFISLLPGRDGLLHISKVGDGKRVEKVEDFLNVGDRVEVEIADIDQRGKIYLDKVRPEGAEAPAPAEAGGERPAGRGDRGDRAPRDRGDRERGGDRGGRGPERGEGGEGGEGGDSRPRRRTRHS; this is encoded by the coding sequence ATGACCGAGACCAAACTCGGCACCGAATCCCGCACCGCCGTGATCGACAACGGGTCCTTCGGCACCCGTGAGATCACCTTCTCCACCGGCCGGCTGGCCCGTCAGGCCGCCGGCTCCGTCGTCGCCCAGCTCGGCGAGACGGTCGTGCTGTCCGCCACCACCGCCGGCAAGCAGCCGAAGGAGCAGTTCGACTTCTTCCCGCTGACCGTCGACGTCGAGGAGCGGATGTACGCCGCGGGCCGGATCCCCGGCTCGTTCTTCCGCCGGGAGGGCCGTCCCAGCGAGGACGCCATCCTCACCTGCCGCCTGATCGACCGGCCGCTGCGCCCGTCGTTCGTCAAGGGCCTGCGTAACGAGGTCCAGGTCGTCGAGACCATCCTCGCGCTCGACCCGCAGCACCCGTACGACGTGGTGGCGATCAACGCCGCCTCGATGTCGACCAAGCTGTCCGGCCTGCCGTTCTCCGGCCCGATCGGGGCCACCCGGATGGCGCACGTCGACGGCCAGTGGGTCGCCTTCCCGACCCACGACGAGCTCAGCCGGGCCACCTTCGACATGGTGGTTGCCGGTCGGGCCCTGGCCGACGGCGACGTCGCGATCATGATGGTCGAGGCCGAGGCCACCGAGCACACCGTCAAGCTGGTCGCCGACGGCGCCCCGGCCCCGACCGAGGAGGTCGTGGCCAGCGGCCTGGAGGCCGCCAAGCCGGCCATCCGTGAGCTGTGCCGGGCGCAGAGCGAGCTGGCCGAGGTCGCCGCCAAGCCGGTCGCCGAGTTCCCCGTGTTCCTGGACTACCAGAACGACGCGTACGACGCGGTCGCCGAGTTCGCTCGCGGCGATGTCGCCGAGGCTCTCCAGATCGCCGGCAAGGCGGATCGCGAGGAGGCCCTGGACGCGGTCAAGTCCCGCCTGGTGGAGGAGCTCGGCCCGCGCTTCGAGGGTCGGGAGAAGGAGCTGTCGGCTGCCTTCCGCTCGCTGACCAAGTCCGAGGTGCGCAACCGGGTGCTGCGGGAGCAGGTCCGCATCGACGGGCGTGGCCCGCGCGACATCCGGCCGCTGAACGCCGAGGTCGGGGTGCTGCCCCGGGTGCACGGCTCGGCGCTGTTCGAGCGCGGCGAGACCCAGATCCTGGGCGTCACCACCCTCAACATGCTGCGCATGGAGCAGGCCCTGGACACCCTCTCCCCGGAGAAGTCCAAGCGCTACATGCACAACTACAACTTCCCGCCGTACTCCACCGGTGAGACCGGCCGGGTCGGTTCGCCGAAGCGCCGCGAGATCGGCCACGGCGCCCTCGCGGAGCGGGCCCTGATCCCGGTGCTGCCCTCGCGCGAGGAGTTCCCGTACGCCATCCGGCAGGTCTCCGAGGCCCTGGGCTCCAACGGCTCCACCTCGATGGGCTCGGTCTGCGCCTCGACCCTGGGCCTGCTCAGCGCCGGTGTGCCGCTGAAGGCCCCGGTGGCCGGCATCGCCATGGGCCTCATCTCCGACGAGGTCGACGGCAAGACCCAGTACGTGACGCTGACCGACATCCTCGGTGCCGAGGACGCCTTCGGCGACATGGACTTCAAGGTCGCCGGCACCCGGGACTTCGTGACCGCCCTGCAGCTCGACACCAAGCTCGACGGCATCCCGTCCGACGTGCTGGCCGCCGCGCTCCAGCAGGCCCACGAGGCCCGGCAGACCATCCTCGACGTGATGCAGCGGGCCATCGAGTCCCCGGCCGAGATGTCCGACTACGCGCCGCGGGTCACCACGGTGAAGATCCCGGTCGACAAGATCGGCATGGTGATCGGCCCGAAGGGTCAGACCATCAACGCCATCCAGGACGAGACCGGCGCCGAGATCTCCATCGAGGACGACGGCACGATCTACGTCGGTGCCACCAACGGCCCCTCGGCCCAGGCGGCGGTCGAGCGGATCAACGCGATCGCCAACCCGACCATGCCGAAGGCCGGGGACCGGTTCCTCGGCACCGTGGTCAAGACGGCCCCCTTCGGCGCGTTCATCTCGCTGCTGCCGGGTCGTGACGGCCTGCTGCACATCTCCAAGGTGGGCGACGGCAAGCGGGTCGAGAAGGTCGAGGACTTCCTCAACGTCGGCGACCGGGTCGAGGTCGAGATCGCCGACATCGACCAGCGGGGCAAGATCTACCTGGACAAGGTCCGTCCCGAGGGTGCTGAGGCACCGGCTCCCGCCGAGGCGGGCGGCGAGCGGCCGGCCGGCCGTGGTGACCGGGGTGACCGTGCCCCGCGTGACCGGGGTGACCGCGAGCGCGGCGGTGACCGGGGCGGCCGTGGCCCGGAGCGGGGCGAGGGCGGAGAGGGCGGCGAAGGCGGCGACTCCCGGCCGCGTCGGCGTACCCGGCACAGCTGA
- the rpsO gene encoding 30S ribosomal protein S15 gives MALDQQAKAKIREEYATVEGDTGSPEVQVAVLTKRIADLTEHLKVHKHDHHSRRGLLLLVGRRRRLLNYVQKKDINRYRSLIERLGLRR, from the coding sequence ATGGCGCTCGACCAGCAGGCAAAGGCCAAGATCCGCGAGGAGTACGCGACCGTCGAGGGCGACACCGGTTCGCCGGAGGTGCAGGTCGCGGTCCTCACCAAGCGGATCGCTGACCTCACCGAGCACCTGAAGGTGCACAAGCACGACCACCACAGCCGCCGTGGGCTGCTGCTGCTGGTCGGCCGCCGCCGTCGGCTGCTCAACTACGTGCAGAAGAAGGACATCAACCGCTACCGGTCGCTCATCGAGCGGCTCGGCCTGCGCCGGTGA
- a CDS encoding bifunctional riboflavin kinase/FAD synthetase yields the protein MQRWRGYDAAPGGWGRSVVTIGVFDGVHKGHQATIGHAVARAREWGVQSVVVTFDPHPAEVVRPGSHPAVLTEPARKAELIEALGVDVLCVVPFTSEFSRLPAEAFVHDVLVEHLHAALVVVGDNFRFGHRAAGDVALLEQLGRTFGFAVEGAPLVAEAGTVFSSTYIRSCVDAGDVTAAASALGRPHRLEGVVVRGDQRGRELGFPTANLLCHRYAAIPADGIYAARLIRRGQREPLGAAVSIGTNPTFAGRERRVEAYALDFDGDLYGERLALDFVAHLRGQVRFDGVEPLVAQIAQDVERTRRALA from the coding sequence ATGCAGCGGTGGCGGGGGTACGACGCGGCGCCGGGGGGTTGGGGACGTTCGGTGGTCACCATCGGGGTCTTCGACGGCGTGCACAAGGGCCACCAGGCCACCATCGGGCACGCGGTGGCGCGCGCCCGGGAGTGGGGAGTGCAGTCCGTCGTGGTCACCTTCGACCCGCATCCGGCCGAGGTGGTGCGGCCGGGTTCCCATCCGGCGGTGCTCACCGAGCCGGCCCGCAAGGCGGAGCTGATCGAGGCCCTCGGTGTCGATGTGCTCTGTGTGGTGCCGTTCACCTCCGAGTTCTCCCGGCTGCCGGCGGAGGCCTTCGTCCACGACGTGCTGGTCGAGCACCTGCACGCCGCCCTGGTGGTGGTGGGGGACAACTTCCGGTTCGGGCACCGGGCCGCCGGGGACGTGGCGCTGTTGGAGCAGTTGGGGCGTACCTTCGGCTTCGCCGTCGAGGGGGCACCCCTGGTGGCCGAGGCCGGCACGGTCTTCTCCTCGACGTACATCCGCTCCTGCGTGGATGCCGGTGACGTGACCGCGGCGGCCAGCGCCCTGGGGCGTCCGCACCGGCTGGAGGGGGTCGTGGTCCGGGGTGACCAGCGCGGCCGGGAGTTGGGCTTCCCGACCGCCAACCTGCTCTGCCACCGCTACGCCGCGATCCCGGCCGACGGCATCTACGCCGCCCGGCTGATCCGTCGGGGTCAGCGTGAGCCGCTGGGCGCGGCCGTCTCGATCGGCACCAACCCGACCTTCGCCGGCCGGGAACGCCGGGTCGAGGCGTACGCGCTGGATTTCGACGGCGACCTGTACGGCGAGCGACTGGCCCTGGATTTCGTGGCCCACCTGCGGGGACAGGTCCGCTTCGACGGCGTCGAGCCACTGGTGGCCCAGATCGCCCAGGACGTCGAACGGACCCGCCGGGCGCTGGCCTGA
- the truB gene encoding tRNA pseudouridine(55) synthase TruB, whose amino-acid sequence MSTDGLIVVDKPGGMTSHDVVARIRRFARTRRVGHGGTLDPMATGVLVIGVGRATRLLTYVIGADKTYAATIRLGQSTVTDDAEGEVIATASAGALTDEAIHAALAALTGEIDQVPSAVSAVKINGQRAYKRVRDGETVDLPARRVTVSRLEVLAIRRDQPEVVDVDVEVACSTGTYIRAIARDAGLALGVGGHLTALRRTAVGGFTLAEAATLDELEQRAPEVVDLPLAAAAARFFTTRVASPEEAKVLSHGGPLDPIGHLGPYAVFDPAGQLIAIVSERAGRARAEIVLAPA is encoded by the coding sequence GTGAGCACAGACGGTCTGATCGTGGTGGACAAGCCGGGCGGCATGACGTCGCATGATGTGGTGGCGCGCATCCGCCGATTCGCGCGTACCCGCCGGGTGGGCCACGGCGGCACCCTGGATCCGATGGCCACCGGGGTGCTGGTGATCGGGGTGGGTCGGGCCACCCGCCTGCTGACCTACGTGATCGGCGCCGACAAGACCTACGCCGCCACCATCCGGTTGGGCCAGTCCACCGTCACGGACGACGCGGAGGGCGAGGTGATCGCCACCGCATCCGCCGGTGCGCTGACCGACGAGGCGATCCATGCCGCCCTGGCCGCCTTGACCGGCGAGATCGACCAGGTGCCGAGCGCGGTCAGCGCCGTCAAGATCAACGGGCAGCGGGCGTACAAGCGGGTCCGGGACGGCGAGACCGTCGACCTGCCGGCCCGGCGGGTCACCGTGTCCCGGCTGGAGGTGCTGGCCATCCGCCGGGACCAGCCCGAGGTGGTGGACGTAGACGTGGAGGTGGCCTGCTCGACCGGCACCTACATCCGGGCGATCGCCCGGGACGCCGGCCTGGCGCTGGGGGTCGGCGGACATCTCACCGCCCTGCGGCGTACCGCCGTGGGGGGTTTCACCCTGGCCGAGGCCGCCACCCTGGATGAGCTGGAACAACGCGCCCCCGAGGTGGTCGACCTTCCGCTGGCGGCCGCCGCCGCCCGGTTCTTCACCACCCGGGTGGCCAGCCCGGAGGAGGCGAAGGTGCTCTCCCACGGCGGCCCGCTCGACCCGATCGGCCACCTCGGGCCGTACGCGGTCTTCGATCCGGCCGGCCAGTTGATCGCTATCGTCAGCGAGCGGGCCGGCCGGGCCCGCGCGGAGATCGTGCTCGCCCCGGCGTGA
- a CDS encoding MATE family efflux transporter: protein MSQPTPTVDRVASPRRIAALALPALVVLAAEPLYVLVDTAVVGHLGQVPLAAVAVGGTVMTLTAWVGTVVAYGTTGRAARRFGSGDRAAAVAEGVQASWLALALGVLVAIGMQVGGPALTGALAGGGEVGRAAGEWLRIASLGAPGLLLAAAGNGWLRGVQDTRRPLWFVVGPNLLSAVLCPVLVYPVGMGLNGSAVANVIAQTLSGVLFAGALVAERVALRPHLRVIGQQLVLSRDLLIRGVAFQASFLSATAVAARFGAAAVGAHQIAVQLWFFAALVLDALAIAAQALVGAALGAGDDQAARALAKRIGRFGAVCGAAFAVLAAAGAGVVPTWFSAEPAVHEQALVAWPWFVVMLPLAGVVFALDGVLIGAGDIRYLRNLTVVGALGGFLPAIWLSHAFTLGLGGIWAGLLLFTVIRLIGLVLRLRSGAWAVTGAVRTESRATPAA, encoded by the coding sequence ATGAGCCAGCCCACCCCGACCGTCGACCGGGTCGCCTCGCCCCGCCGGATCGCCGCGCTAGCCCTGCCGGCCCTCGTGGTGCTGGCCGCCGAGCCGCTCTACGTCCTGGTGGACACCGCCGTCGTCGGGCATCTGGGTCAGGTTCCGTTGGCGGCGGTCGCCGTCGGCGGCACCGTGATGACCCTCACCGCCTGGGTGGGCACGGTCGTCGCGTACGGCACCACCGGGCGCGCCGCCCGCCGCTTCGGTTCCGGGGACCGGGCCGCCGCGGTGGCCGAGGGGGTGCAGGCCTCCTGGCTGGCCCTGGCCCTTGGGGTGCTGGTCGCCATCGGGATGCAGGTCGGGGGCCCGGCGCTGACCGGTGCCCTGGCCGGCGGGGGAGAGGTCGGCAGGGCCGCCGGTGAGTGGCTGCGCATCGCCTCCCTCGGGGCCCCCGGGCTGCTGCTGGCCGCCGCCGGCAACGGCTGGCTGCGCGGTGTGCAGGACACCCGTCGGCCGTTGTGGTTCGTGGTCGGGCCCAACCTGCTCTCGGCGGTGCTCTGCCCGGTGCTGGTCTATCCGGTGGGGATGGGCCTGAACGGTTCCGCGGTGGCGAACGTGATCGCGCAGACCCTCTCCGGGGTCCTGTTCGCCGGGGCCCTGGTGGCCGAGCGGGTGGCCCTGCGCCCGCACCTGCGGGTCATCGGCCAGCAACTGGTCCTCAGCCGGGACCTGTTGATCCGTGGGGTGGCCTTCCAGGCCAGCTTCCTGTCCGCGACGGCGGTCGCCGCCCGGTTCGGCGCCGCCGCGGTCGGTGCTCACCAGATCGCGGTACAACTCTGGTTCTTCGCGGCCCTGGTGCTCGACGCGCTGGCCATCGCCGCGCAGGCCCTGGTCGGTGCCGCCCTGGGGGCCGGCGACGATCAGGCGGCCCGCGCCCTGGCCAAGCGGATCGGTCGGTTCGGTGCGGTGTGCGGGGCGGCGTTCGCCGTGCTGGCCGCAGCCGGGGCGGGGGTGGTGCCGACCTGGTTCAGCGCCGAGCCGGCGGTACACGAGCAGGCCCTGGTGGCCTGGCCCTGGTTCGTCGTCATGCTGCCCCTGGCCGGGGTGGTGTTCGCCCTGGACGGGGTCCTGATCGGTGCCGGTGACATTCGGTATCTGCGTAATCTGACCGTGGTCGGCGCCCTCGGCGGATTCCTCCCCGCGATCTGGCTCTCCCACGCCTTCACCCTCGGCCTCGGCGGCATCTGGGCGGGTCTGCTGCTGTTCACCGTGATCCGGCTGATCGGCCTGGTGCTGCGCCTGCGCAGCGGAGCCTGGGCGGTCACCGGGGCGGTCCGCACCGAATCCCGGGCGACACCCGCCGCCTGA
- a CDS encoding DUF6186 family protein, with amino-acid sequence MRALAIGGFLVGLALFGLVEWLARREGSRIPTLGEVCAYVMRYEVGPVPVGRIGLFGFWWWVGWHFLAR; translated from the coding sequence ATGCGGGCCCTGGCGATCGGTGGATTCCTGGTCGGGCTGGCGCTGTTCGGCCTGGTCGAGTGGCTGGCCCGCCGGGAGGGATCGCGGATTCCGACCCTCGGCGAGGTCTGCGCGTACGTGATGCGCTACGAGGTGGGCCCGGTCCCGGTCGGGCGGATCGGGTTGTTCGGCTTCTGGTGGTGGGTGGGCTGGCATTTCCTGGCGCGGTGA
- a CDS encoding DHH family phosphoesterase encodes MAASAVGTASTGPVEADWAAAVAAVRQLPPDGRVLLICHINPDGDALGSMLGFGLGLRQLGVGLLQATFPGPLEIPEPLLGLPGQELLVPATEADPEPDLVICFDAASESRLGELAGRLTGPGTALVLDHHASNPGFGDVNLIDPGAAATSVVAEELLARLGVSLDPGIAECLYVALSTDTGSFRFEATTVAVHEMAARLLATGIRPGEISRRIFDNRPFGAVRLFGEVLGRARLEPAAAGGHGLVWTYATLDDLARHDQRPYVLEALIDPVRCTAEADVSCVVKQTGVAEWAVSLRSKGAIDVSRVALALGGGGHRLAAGFTGRGTVDEVIARIRTELDVPDGEGRINRQG; translated from the coding sequence CTGGCGGCTTCGGCGGTCGGTACGGCCTCGACCGGCCCGGTGGAGGCCGACTGGGCGGCGGCGGTGGCGGCCGTGCGGCAGTTGCCCCCCGATGGTCGGGTGCTGCTGATCTGCCACATCAACCCGGACGGCGACGCGCTGGGCAGCATGCTCGGCTTCGGGCTAGGGCTGCGTCAGCTAGGGGTGGGGCTGCTCCAGGCGACCTTTCCCGGCCCGCTGGAGATACCGGAGCCGTTGCTAGGGCTGCCCGGTCAGGAGCTGCTGGTGCCGGCGACGGAGGCCGACCCGGAGCCGGATCTGGTCATCTGCTTCGACGCGGCCAGTGAGTCCCGGCTGGGCGAGCTGGCCGGTCGGCTGACCGGCCCGGGCACCGCCCTGGTCCTCGACCATCACGCCTCGAACCCGGGCTTCGGTGATGTCAACCTGATCGACCCGGGCGCCGCGGCGACCTCCGTGGTCGCGGAGGAGTTGCTGGCCCGGCTCGGGGTCTCCCTGGATCCCGGCATCGCCGAGTGTCTGTACGTGGCGTTGAGCACGGACACCGGCTCCTTCCGGTTCGAGGCGACGACCGTGGCGGTGCACGAGATGGCGGCCCGCCTGTTGGCCACCGGCATCCGTCCCGGCGAGATCTCCCGGCGGATCTTCGACAACCGCCCCTTCGGCGCGGTGCGTCTCTTCGGTGAGGTGCTGGGCCGGGCCCGGTTGGAGCCTGCCGCCGCCGGCGGCCACGGCCTGGTCTGGACCTACGCCACCCTGGACGACCTGGCGCGACACGACCAGCGACCGTACGTGTTGGAAGCCCTGATCGATCCGGTCCGGTGCACCGCGGAGGCGGACGTCAGCTGTGTGGTCAAGCAGACCGGGGTGGCCGAGTGGGCGGTGTCCCTGCGCAGCAAGGGGGCGATCGACGTGAGTCGGGTGGCCCTGGCGCTGGGTGGCGGCGGCCATCGCCTCGCCGCCGGCTTCACCGGACGGGGAACGGTCGACGAGGTGATCGCGCGTATCCGGACGGAACTGGACGTACCAGATGGGGAGGGTCGTATTAATCGGCAAGGGTGA
- the rbfA gene encoding 30S ribosome-binding factor RbfA, producing MTDPAKVRRHAERVRELVASVVRSQIKDPRLGMITITDARITADLRDATVFYTVLGDAAAQAGTAAALDSAKGMLRSTVGKALGLRHSPTLTFVLDNVQDQVKHIDDLLAAARNADAEVQRLAARAEYAGDAQPYRLEDDEDDEDSGEPEAGDVDEARGGDRR from the coding sequence ATGACGGATCCGGCCAAGGTACGCCGGCACGCGGAGCGGGTGCGTGAACTGGTCGCGTCGGTGGTGCGGAGCCAGATCAAGGACCCCCGGCTCGGGATGATCACCATCACGGACGCCCGGATCACGGCCGATCTCCGCGATGCCACGGTCTTCTACACCGTGCTCGGCGACGCGGCTGCCCAGGCCGGCACCGCCGCCGCCCTGGACAGCGCCAAGGGCATGCTGCGCAGCACGGTCGGCAAGGCCCTGGGTCTGCGCCACTCGCCGACTCTGACCTTCGTCCTGGACAACGTGCAGGATCAGGTCAAGCACATCGACGACCTGCTGGCGGCGGCCCGTAACGCCGACGCCGAGGTGCAGCGCCTGGCGGCGCGGGCCGAGTACGCCGGTGACGCCCAGCCGTACCGCCTGGAGGACGACGAGGACGACGAGGACTCCGGCGAGCCCGAGGCCGGCGACGTCGACGAGGCCCGGGGCGGGGACCGGCGGTGA